A single genomic interval of Pseudorasbora parva isolate DD20220531a chromosome 21, ASM2467924v1, whole genome shotgun sequence harbors:
- the wbp2 gene encoding WW domain-binding protein 2, with translation MALNSNHSESGGVIINNSESVLMSYENVELVFSDTERLPEPFRKSKKGSIYLTPYRVIFVTKGKDPLQSFMMPFYLIKGCEIKQPVLGANYIKGTISAEPGGGWEGSATFKLIFAAGGAIEFGQHMLQVAAQASRGQPVTGNFGCPYMANGAYAYPPPPPANDIYSGPPPLGYVFPGPPPPSGSWFDGPAAYMPPPPYTAPLDQAPLVPDLPRTPAAEAKAAEAAASSTATTFAPMRVYLPDDKPPPYSPPDDKKNQ, from the exons ATGGCTCTGAACAGCAATCATTCTGAATCAGGAGGCGTTATCATCAACAACAGCGAAAG TGTTTTGATGTCATATGAGAATGTGGAGCTGGTGTTCAGTGACACAGAACGCTTGCCAGAACCCTTCAGAAAAAGCAAGAAGGGAAGCATCTACCTGACACCGTACAGG GTGATCTTCGTGACTAAAGGGAAGGACCCTCTGCAGTCTTTCATGATGCCGTTTTATCTTATAAAGGGCTGTGAGATCAAACAGCCAGTACTTGGGGCAAACTACATCAAGGGCACAATCAGCGCCGAGCCTGGAG GTGGCTGGGAAGGTTCTGCGACCTTCAAATTGATCTTTGCTGCTGGCGGAGCGATTGAGTTTGGACAGCACATGCTCCAGGTGGCAGCACAGG CATCCAGAGGGCAACCAGTGACTGGAAATTTCGGCTGTCCTTACATGGCGAACGGGGCGTATGCCTACCCTCCACCTCCACCTGCTAATGACATTTATTCCGGACCTCCTCCTCTTGGATATGTCTTTCCTGGACCTCCACCTCCAA GTGGGTCCTGGTTTGATGGCCCAGCGGCCTACATGCCGCCTCCCCCATATACAGCTCCGTTGGACCAAGCTCCTCTCGTCCCAGACCTGCCCAGAACCCCTGCAG CGGAGGCAAAAGCAGCTGAAGCTGCAGCGAGTTCCACTGCGACTACTTTTGCTCCGATGCGGGTTTACCTGCCAGAC GACAAACCCCCACCCTACTCTCCACCCGATGACAAGAAGAACCAGTAA
- the trim65 gene encoding E3 ubiquitin-protein ligase TRIM65 — MMEDHIQCTICLDSFKFPVTIPCGHTFCKVCISKFWEAKDKDFHCPVCNKTFNTRPQLNRNVSLSVLSEVAATHSPAKRDVCTGASVHTEPEQICERHQKPLVMYCRNDSMCVCYACTVIECKGHDVILVEDERKNREAGLKRKSVEIKKLQETTERNRLELMENMEKAKVSLQQTSQWVNTKFSQLIKVLVEKQEVTQLFLDQQQEVTVFQAEERLAALEERTMQLVALQEEICSLCSLPSCQLIKDSRFIEVPRFSDVPVDVHVSVQEKMTPITDVLSRVSKLVCEDLERATHVPGGQDKEGSPQDKRPVLAVVPSPATPSYPAEREGLNAYRCNLTFDPRTANAHLRLSQSNRRAEHLTSGPRPVPADESRFDHTWQVLCFQSFTRGQHYWELEVSKPWAYVGVTYPNIPRKEKGKRCMVGMNELSWSLQLDERQLSAWHAGCKESVAAQLQLNAQPLRIGMLLDYEAGTLTYYGEGQVRLHAFHCAFSQALLPACWIGEGVTVTLCEPRA, encoded by the exons atgatggaggatcacataCAGTGCACAATCTGCTTGGATTCGTTTAAATTCCCTGTCACCATCCCATGCGGGCACACCTTCTGCAAGGTCTGCATTTCCAAATTCTGGGAGGCCAAGGACAAAGACTTCCACTGCCCTGTTTGCAACAAAACCTTCAACACAAGGCCTCAGCTGAATCGCAACGTGTCCCTGTCAGTGTTATCGGAGGTGGCCGCCACACACAGTCCGGCTAAGAGAGATGTGTGCACAGGAGCCTCGGTCCACACGGAGCCGGAGCAGATCTGTGAGCGGCACCAGAAACCTCTGGTCATGTACTGCAGGAACGACAGCATGTGTGTTTGCTATGCGTGCACTGTGATCGAGTGCAAGGGACATGATGTGATTTTGGTGGAAGATGAACGGAAGAATAGAGAG GCAGGATTAAAGAGGAAGAGTGTGGAAATCAAGAAACTGCAGGAAACCACTGAGAGGAACCGTCTGGAGCTCATGGAGAACATGGAAAAAGCAAAG GTCTCATTACAGCAGACGTCTCAGTGGGTGAACACCAAGTTCTCACAGCTGATAAAGGTGTTGGTGGAGAAGCAGGAAGTGACACAGCTGTTTCTGGATCAGCAGCAGGAAGTGACCGTATTTCAGGCCGAAGAGAGGCTGGCTGCGCTGGAGGAGAGAACGATGCAGCTCGTAGCCCTGCAGGAGGAGATCTGCAGCTTGTGTTCCCTCCCTTCATGCCAGCTCATCAAG GACTCCAGGTTCATAGAGGTCCCACGCTTCAGTGACGTTCCTGTGGATGTGCATGTAAGCGTACAGGAGAAGATGACCCCCATCACAGATGTCCTGTCCCGCGTGTCTAAGCTGGTGTGTGAGGATCTGGAGAGAGCCACACATGTGCCCGGAGGACAGGATAAAGAGG GCTCTCCTCAAGATAAGAGGCCAGTTCTGGCTGTCGTTCCCAGTCCTGCGACTCCATCATATCCAGCAGAGAGGGAGGGGCTAAACGCAT ACCGCTGCAACCTGACTTTTGACCCTCGCACCGCCAACGCTCACTTACGCCTTTCCCAGAGCAACAGGAGGGCGGAGCATCTGACCTCTGGGCCACGCCCCGTCCCGGCCGACGAGTCCCGCTTCGACCACACCTGGCAGGTGTTGTGTTTCCAGAGCTTCACCCGCGGGCAGCATTACTGGGAGCTGGAGGTGTCCAAACCGTGGGCCTACGTGGGTGTGACGTACCCAAACATACCCCGCAAAGAGAAGGGCAAACGCTGCATGGTGGGGATGAATGAGCTGTCCTGGAGCCTCCAGCTGGACGAGCGGCAGCTGAGCGCGTGGCATGCCGGCTGTAAGGAGTCTGTCGCCGCCCAGCTGCAGTTAAACGCACAGCCCCTGCGCATTGGCATGCTTTTGGACTACGAGGCCGGTACGCTGACCTACTACGGCGAGGGACAGGTCCGGCTGCACGCCTTCCACTGCGCGTTTTCACAAGCCCTGCTCCCGGCCTGCTGGATTGGGGAGGGCGTCACTGTTACGCTCTGTGAACCACGAGCCTGA